AGATGATGGGGGGCAATATTCGCGTTGAGAGCGAATTGGGAACCGGATCGACCTTTACCGTCGTGCTTCCCACCCAACCTCAAGAATCTCCCGCAGACGGAGATGAGGGCGCGATCGCGGAGGAACCCGAACCAGAGACGAAAACGACAATTCTCGTCATCGACGACGATCCCACCATCCACGACCTCCTGAAACGTTCTTTAGGCAAGCAAGGGTTTCAAGTCAAAACCGCGATCGACGGCATAGAAGGGCTGCGCCTTGCCAAAACCCTCAAACCCGATGCGATTACCCTCGATGTCATGATGCCGGGAATCGACGGGTGGGGCATCCTCAGCAAACTCAAAGCCGACCCCGAACTCGCCCATATTCCCGTGATTATGATGAGCATCGTCGATAACAAAAATTTAGGCTATGCTCTAGGGGCTTCGGATTATCTGCTCAAACCCATCGATCTCAACCAACTCAATGCTGTCTTGCAAAAATACCAAGCAGATTCCCTCTCCGATGCAGTGATGGTTGTCGATGATGACCCCATGACGCGAGAAATGATCCGCCGCCAAGTCGAAAAAGGCGACTGGCAAGTGGTGGAAGCGGGAAACGGTCGCGAAGCGCTAGAAATTGTTGTCACCAATCCCCTCGGACTGATCGTATTGGACTTAATGATGCCGGAGATCGACGGTTTTGAATTCGTACGCGAACTGCGCCGACAACCCCAATGGCGCTCGATTCCGATCATTGTTCTCACCGCCAAAGAACTCAGCGCCACAGAACGCCAAAAACTGAACGGTGCTGTCGAAAAAATTATGCAAAAAGGATCTTACGATCGTCAAACGTTGTTAGAGGAAATTAATAGTCTTCTATCCAGTGCCATTGCACGGCAAAATAATGGTTGTAGCAATCGTCAATTGCCCGATACCGTCGCTGTAACCTAACAAAAATTGCGAAGAGGAACAACCCATGCCCAAAATTCTATTGGTTGAAGATAATGAAATGAATCGAGATATGCTCTCTCGTCGTTTGATGCGCAAAGGTTACGAAGTGGTTATTGCTGTTGATGGGGCCGAAGGCGTGTCCATGACCCTTTCCGAACAACCGGATATCGTCCTGATGGACATGAGTTTGCCTGTAATAGATGGATGGGAGGCAACGCGACAACTCAAGGCAAATTCCGATACCCAAAGCATTCCTGTTATGGCACTCACCGCTCACGCAATGGCGGGCGATCGCGAAAAAGCTCTTGCGGCTGGATGCGATGATTACGATACCAAGCCCATTGAATTGCCTCGACTTTTGGGTAAGCTCGAAAGCCTTTTAGCCAAAGCCAAACCTTCTTAAAGCCCATCCGCAAAATATTATCGTGAAAACCAACTCCCCCCAGCGCTCTTGGCTTTCCTATCTCAGGCATGAAATCTGTACGCCGGTGAATGTCATCATCGGCTATAGCGGTTTGCTTCTAGAAGAGTTAGAAGAGTTGAATTTGCCAGAACACCAAGCCTCGATTGACGAACTTCAAAAGATTGAGTTTGGGGGGAACCAACTGCTCGCAATCATCGAATCGCACTTAAGCTCGGCAATGCTGCAACAGCACCAACAGCCTCAAGAGATTGGAGAGGTGGGTAAATCTCTTCGTGCCGAATTGTACCCTACCGCTCAACAGATTATTGGGGATTGTCAATTTTTGGC
The window above is part of the Lusitaniella coriacea LEGE 07157 genome. Proteins encoded here:
- a CDS encoding response regulator → MPKILLVEDNEMNRDMLSRRLMRKGYEVVIAVDGAEGVSMTLSEQPDIVLMDMSLPVIDGWEATRQLKANSDTQSIPVMALTAHAMAGDREKALAAGCDDYDTKPIELPRLLGKLESLLAKAKPS